In Thermoanaerobaculia bacterium, the sequence GCGGCGGCGTGCCTGGGGTGCCACGACACGCAGGAGGCGGCGGCGCACGCCTACGTCATGACCTCGCCGTTTGGCGAGTCCTGCGCCGCGTGCCACGCTCCGGAGGACGACTTCTCGGTCGACAAGGTGCACGCGCGGTGATCCGGAGGTAAAGCGGACCGCAGAGAGGACGCCATGAAAAGAAATGGGGCTGTCCTGGCGGCGTTCCTGGTCTTCGGACTGGGCGCCGCCTCTTTTTCTCTCTTCGCCGCCGAATCGCCGGCGGCGGAGAAGGCCGCCGTCGCCGCGTGCGCCGACTGCCACGATCAGGCCAAGGACTTCGACCGCAATCCGCACGCTCGGATCCCGTTCCAGGCCGGGGCGGCGCGGGTGTCGGGCGATGCGGTGTGCGCGAGCTGCCACGGCGACACGAAGGCGCATGTCGAGTCCTCGGGCGAGCAGCCGGTCGAGCGCAAGCTCCACGGGCGCACGGGGGCAGAGTTTTGCCTGACCTGCCACGACCGGGCATCGGACCGGGTCTCGTGGCGTAACGGCGTGCACGGCAACTCGGCCACGGTCAACTGCCTGAGCTGCCATGTGATCCATGCGGCGCCGTCGAGGCCGCATCTGCTGGTGAAGGACTCGGTTGCTTTGTGCGAGTCGTGCCACCCGGGGAAAGCCGCGGGGTTTGCCGACAAGCCGTTTGCCCACCGGTTGAAGGGCGGCATGGACTGCGCTTCGTGCCACGACCCGCACGGGCGGGCCAACGACAACGCGCTGCGCCGCACGCGGGCGGGCGAGCTGCCGTGCCTGTCGTGCCATGCCGAAAAGCGCGGGCCATTCGTCTTCGAGCACGTCTCGGGCGTGGCCGGCGACTGCCTGAGCTGCCACGAGCCGCACGGGTCGTCGAATCCGAAGCAGTTGAAGCGGGCGGCGGTTTCCCAGCTGTGCCTGGAGTGCCACTCGCCGATCACGGGAGACACCCTGGGATCGCAGCCGCCGTCTTTCCACAACCTCCGGCTGGCGCGGTACCAGAACTGCACCGTCTGCCACACGGCGATCCACGGCTCGAACCGTTCGCCGGTGCTTCTGAAGTAGTGAGGACGCGATGAAGAATCTTCGCCGCCTGCTCGTCGCCCTCCTCGCCGTGGGCGCGGCGGCCTCGGCCCGGGCCGCCGACCCTCCGGTCTTCGACGTCGAGCTCGGCTACCGGTTCACGGATATCTCGGGCAACGAGAACATGTACCGCAGCCAGATCAACGAGCGGGAAGGGTTCCTCCTTCGTGCCTTCACGCTGTCGACGGGGGGGCCGGCCGGGACGGGGCTGTTCGACCAGCTTCGCGTCGACGCGAGCGACCTGGGGGCGGGGCCGGCGGGGTCCTTCCGGCTCCAGGCGGGGCTGGCCGGCAAGTACGACCTGCGGCTCTCTTACCGGCGCACGGAGATGTTCTCGGCGCTGCCGGCGTTTGCCAATCCGCTGATCTCCGACGGCGTCGTGCCGGGCGAGCATACGTACGACCGGGTGAGAAACGTCTTCGGCGTCGAGCTGCGGCTCCTGCCCGGCTACTGGATCACGCCCGTGGTCGGCTACGTGAGGAATCGCGACGAGGGGCCGGGACGCACGACCTACGACGTCGGCGGCGACGAGTTCCGTCTGACCCAGAACTTAGACGACGAGGACCAGGAGATCTACGGCGGCGCGTCCTTCGACGCGGGGCCGATATCGGGCCAGGTCACCCAGGGGTGGAGGAAGCTCCACGAGGTCGAAACCAACCGGCTCGTCCCCGCTGCGGGCTCGGGCAACAACTCGGGCACGGTGCTGGGCGTCCCGGTGTCGCTCGACGGGCTCGGGCGCACGACGAAGATGGACGCCAACACGCCGGTCACCAACGCGGTCGTGGCCGGGCGGCTGGGATCGCGCGTGAAGCTGATCGGCTCCTACGTGCGCGCGGCGGCCGAAAGCGACACGGTCGAGCGCGAAGAGCTCGCCGGGAGCCTCGTCTCCTTCGAGATCAGCCGGATCTTCGGCGGCCTGAACGAGACGATCTCCTCCCGCGCCCGCAACACGTTCTGGCGCGCCAGCGGAAGAGTCGAGGCCCATCTGGCCGACGGGATCGACCTGACGGCCGGCTACGCGAAGAACCACCATGATCTGGACGGGTTTGCCCTGATCTCGGACCTCTACTTGCAGACGGTGACCTTTGCCGGGCTCGATCCGCGGGACCTCGTCAATCTGATAAACGCCGACACCTCCGTCGAGCGGACCGAGGAGATCGTCGACGCGCGGGTCGACGCGCGGGCCTTCGGGGGGCTGTCGGTCTTCGTGGGCGGGTCGCAGAACAAGCAGCACGTGATCTTAGTCGAAGCGCCCGAGGAGATCGTCGTCCCGGGCTCCCAGGACGGCGACTTCGACCGGCGGATCCGCAGCTTCGACCTCGGGGCGAAGTTCTCCCAGGGCGGCCTGACGCTCGGGGCCGACTGGCGGAGGGACAAGGCCGACGACCCGGTGGTGCGGACCGACTTCCTCGACCGCGACCGCTACCGGATCCGGGCGGCCTGGGCCTTGAAGGAGCTCTTCCGGGTGAGCCTGGCGGCCGAGCAGATCGACGCCTCCAACGACCGGACGGGGATCGGCTACGACGCAAGGATGCGCCAGTACGGCGGGCAGGCCGAGGGGTCGCCGGCGAAGTTCTTGAAGCTCCGGATCTCGGCCGAGAAGTACGAGGCCGACAGCAAGATCCTCTTCCGGCATCCGGAAGACTTCTCGCTCGACACGTCGTTGCACAGCGAGGACGGCCGGTCGTACGAAGGCGGCGTGACGCTCCTCTTCGCGCCCGTCTCGATCGACGCTTCGCTGGGACGCTTCAAGAACGACGGGTCGTTCCCGTTCACGATCGACCGGGCCGCCGCGCGGGCCTCGGTCGACGTCACGAAGAACGCGTCGGTGATCGGCGAGTGGGCCAGGGACCAGTACAAGGAGAAGGCCACGCTCGCCGGGCCGCTCGCCAACTACGACGCCAATCGGTACGGCCTATACCTCCGCTGGCGTAATTAGAGGCGGGCGGGGCGATGCATCGAGCCGGACGGGCGCGTGCCGCCCGCGAGACCCTGCGACCTACGCCCCGGTAGGCCTCGGGATCTCGCGGCCGACCCGCATCCCGTCGGGCTCGCGCCTCGCCCCGCCTCAGCGCCGACAGCGCCGCGCCCGCCGGCCGGTCCCGCCGGGCCCGTCTTCCAGCACGTCTGGCCGCGCCTCGGTGATGACGTCAACTGATAACGCTGAATGGTGCGGATCTCTTCGGTCCGGCCGGGCCTCGCCTCGCCGTCGGATTCGACTGAGATCACTTCCTCTCCGGCTTGACGATACGGCAGTCGTCGGCGGACACGCCTCGCCCCGCCTCAGCGCCGACAGCGCCGCGCCCGCCGGCCGGTCCCGCCGAGCCCGTCTTCCAGCACGTCTGGCCGCGCCTCGATGATGACGTCAACTGATGTCGCTGAGTGGTGCGGATCTCTTCGGTCTGGCCGCGCCCTCGCCGTCGCATTCGACTGAAATCACTTCCTTCGCCGCTTGGCGATACGGGAATCGTCGGGGGACACGCCAGCGCAACGGCAGTCGCTCGATGCATGGCCGCGGCTTCTCCCGCCCCCCTTTTTCGAGCCCCTCAGGGAATCGAGATCGGCGCGGCCCCCGCGCGCT encodes:
- a CDS encoding DmsE family decaheme c-type cytochrome, whose product is MKRNGAVLAAFLVFGLGAASFSLFAAESPAAEKAAVAACADCHDQAKDFDRNPHARIPFQAGAARVSGDAVCASCHGDTKAHVESSGEQPVERKLHGRTGAEFCLTCHDRASDRVSWRNGVHGNSATVNCLSCHVIHAAPSRPHLLVKDSVALCESCHPGKAAGFADKPFAHRLKGGMDCASCHDPHGRANDNALRRTRAGELPCLSCHAEKRGPFVFEHVSGVAGDCLSCHEPHGSSNPKQLKRAAVSQLCLECHSPITGDTLGSQPPSFHNLRLARYQNCTVCHTAIHGSNRSPVLLK